The following are from one region of the Stigmatella ashevillena genome:
- a CDS encoding CBS domain-containing protein translates to MADRRLDNGRDDTRPQRPIPSNGTGAVHDTDVSARSAEEAPPGSRERAESSISGYAPERDEEYAQRQGRFHRAAAMRMAQPRTSTEGPHNPRELGDGGSPSGPYGQDDRDDRSATGTGRWARMGQQDVPYSLELRREPGEENYRPWDRTGYGGEEGRLREDRGQYSSPQGQAYGTPHGGPAYPGMHSGRPGASPAQGQPSTGRYDPLLGLGQASPGQPGAGVNVGGPPATSARQPTPGRRWHREPLTGREVMTRGVKTLRRDSSLREVAQLMKDEDCGAVPIVDGTNALIGIVTDRDLVLRAFTGSKNPEQLRAGDVMTDDVECVHPDEDLFSIIALMGRRQIRRVPVVDRDDHLIGIISLGDIAHRADYDEEVQEALERISSRRSFWKRLF, encoded by the coding sequence ATGGCCGACAGACGATTGGACAACGGCAGAGACGACACCCGCCCGCAGCGCCCCATTCCCAGCAATGGCACCGGCGCGGTCCACGACACGGACGTCTCTGCCCGCTCCGCCGAGGAAGCCCCGCCGGGCTCACGTGAGCGCGCCGAGTCCAGCATCAGTGGCTACGCGCCCGAGCGCGACGAGGAGTATGCCCAGCGCCAGGGACGTTTCCACCGCGCCGCCGCGATGCGCATGGCCCAGCCGCGCACCAGCACCGAGGGGCCCCACAACCCGCGGGAGCTCGGCGATGGCGGCTCCCCGTCCGGCCCCTATGGCCAGGATGACCGGGATGACCGCTCCGCCACCGGCACGGGCCGCTGGGCGCGCATGGGCCAGCAGGACGTGCCCTACTCGCTGGAGCTGCGCCGGGAGCCGGGCGAGGAGAACTACCGTCCCTGGGACCGCACCGGCTACGGCGGCGAGGAGGGGCGCCTGCGCGAGGATCGCGGCCAGTACTCGAGCCCCCAAGGCCAGGCATATGGCACTCCGCACGGCGGCCCGGCGTACCCCGGCATGCACTCGGGGCGGCCGGGCGCCTCCCCTGCGCAAGGCCAGCCCTCCACCGGCCGGTATGATCCGCTGCTGGGCCTGGGACAGGCCAGCCCGGGCCAGCCCGGAGCGGGCGTGAACGTGGGCGGCCCTCCCGCGACTTCCGCGCGGCAGCCCACTCCGGGCCGCCGCTGGCACCGCGAGCCGCTCACGGGCCGGGAAGTCATGACGCGCGGGGTGAAGACGCTGCGCCGTGACAGCAGCTTGCGCGAGGTGGCGCAGCTCATGAAGGACGAGGACTGCGGCGCGGTGCCCATCGTGGATGGGACGAACGCGCTGATCGGCATCGTCACGGATCGGGATCTGGTCTTGCGCGCCTTCACGGGCAGCAAGAACCCGGAGCAGCTGCGCGCCGGAGACGTGATGACGGACGACGTGGAGTGCGTCCACCCAGACGAGGACCTCTTCAGCATCATCGCGCTCATGGGCAGGCGGCAGATCCGCCGCGTCCCTGTGGTCGACCGGGATGACCACCTCATCGGCATCATCTCGCTGGGCGATATCGCCCACCGCGCCGACTACGACGAAGAAGTGCAGGAGGCGCTCGAGCGCATCTCGTCCAGGCGCTCTTTCTGGAAACGGCTGTTCTAG
- a CDS encoding ArsA family ATPase — protein sequence MSLGAVLRNKRVLVLCGAGGVGKTTTAAALGVAAARAGRKVLVLTIDPARRLAEAMGLPESGSEPTTVAPHILHGHTATGKGQLDVWMLDPGIVFERMVRRLSASPEAVRTILEHRFYGFLSELVAGIQEYAAAEALDQYIHEGQHELIVLDTPPSRHALDFLDAPGRLARFLDDRVVALFGPQETSGGGLWRRATRLIGNVLGTLFGEPFTTDLRSFIGATSGLFAGIRLRSDRLRERLSSAEATFLLVTSPEAAALEEVRFFRQTLAERGLPCAGYVLNRSWAREETLPSPQDLQRHVPPGDKAAKAGVDALEQLAQRERARAKEHRELLSQLAQNLPKGSVAVAAPEASGELESFEGLARLGESLAAG from the coding sequence ATGAGCCTGGGGGCGGTGCTGCGAAACAAGCGCGTGCTCGTGCTGTGCGGCGCGGGGGGCGTGGGCAAGACGACGACGGCGGCGGCGCTGGGCGTGGCCGCGGCACGGGCGGGACGCAAGGTGCTGGTGCTCACCATTGATCCGGCGCGGCGGCTCGCGGAGGCCATGGGCCTTCCCGAGAGCGGCTCGGAGCCCACCACCGTGGCGCCCCACATCCTTCATGGGCACACCGCCACGGGCAAGGGCCAGCTGGACGTGTGGATGTTGGATCCCGGCATCGTCTTCGAGCGCATGGTGCGGCGGCTGTCCGCCTCGCCCGAGGCGGTGCGCACCATCCTGGAGCACCGCTTCTACGGCTTCCTCTCGGAGCTGGTGGCCGGCATCCAGGAGTACGCGGCGGCCGAGGCGCTCGATCAGTACATCCACGAGGGCCAGCACGAGCTCATCGTGCTGGACACCCCTCCGAGCCGGCACGCGCTGGACTTCCTCGACGCGCCGGGGCGCCTGGCGCGCTTCCTGGATGATCGCGTGGTGGCGCTCTTCGGCCCCCAGGAGACCTCCGGGGGCGGCCTGTGGCGGCGGGCCACGCGGCTCATCGGCAACGTGCTGGGCACCCTGTTCGGCGAGCCCTTCACGACGGACCTGCGCTCCTTCATCGGCGCCACGAGCGGGCTGTTCGCCGGCATCCGCCTGCGCTCGGACCGGCTGCGCGAGCGGCTGTCCTCGGCGGAAGCCACCTTCCTGCTCGTCACCTCGCCCGAGGCGGCGGCGCTGGAGGAGGTGCGCTTCTTCCGGCAGACGTTGGCGGAGCGGGGCCTGCCGTGCGCCGGTTACGTGCTCAACCGCAGCTGGGCGCGCGAGGAGACCCTGCCTTCGCCGCAGGACCTCCAGCGCCATGTCCCACCGGGGGACAAGGCGGCGAAGGCCGGCGTGGACGCGCTGGAGCAGTTGGCGCAGCGGGAGCGGGCCCGGGCGAAGGAGCACCGGGAGCTGCTGAGCCAGCTCGCGCAGAACCTGCCCAAGGGCTCCGTGGCGGTGGCCGCGCCCGAGGCCAGCGGAGAGTTGGAGAGCTTCGAGGGCCTGGCGCGGCTGGGCGAGTCGCTCGCCGCGGGGTGA
- a CDS encoding ArsA-related P-loop ATPase, whose protein sequence is MLEALWTKRALLVSGKGGVGKSTLAATLARAAVRAGHTVLLAEVTPSLEGPSVLGPLVGARGPGTEVTPVEPRLSFLRISASAGHRRFLEDVLPLRLMADAALRSRALRRFLEAGPSLRELGLMYQMLDLVRRTGPDGRFLYPLCVMDLPATGHALAMASLPRAILSLLPGGPIGRAVREGLELLQDPVRTAVLLATLPEPLPVSEALQLASEVRRLGLPLAAALLNRMPENPFPTPASRASLNTLLAAHGPHEGSRALARLEVAEMSRARLEQGVAAPLLCLPDLLASGPALVDQLATALIPLNARLSQKEAP, encoded by the coding sequence GTGCTGGAAGCGTTGTGGACCAAACGGGCCTTGCTTGTCTCCGGTAAGGGAGGTGTGGGCAAGAGCACCCTCGCGGCCACGCTGGCCCGCGCGGCGGTGCGCGCGGGCCACACCGTGCTCCTGGCCGAAGTCACCCCCTCCTTGGAGGGCCCCTCGGTGCTGGGCCCCCTGGTGGGCGCCCGGGGCCCCGGCACGGAGGTGACGCCGGTGGAGCCCCGCCTGTCCTTCCTGCGCATCTCGGCCTCCGCGGGCCACCGGCGATTCTTGGAGGACGTGCTGCCCTTGCGCCTCATGGCCGATGCGGCCCTGCGCTCGCGCGCCCTGCGCCGCTTCCTGGAGGCAGGCCCCTCTCTGAGGGAGTTGGGGCTCATGTACCAGATGCTGGATCTGGTGCGGCGGACGGGGCCTGACGGCCGCTTCCTGTATCCCCTGTGCGTGATGGATCTGCCCGCCACGGGGCACGCGCTCGCCATGGCCTCGCTGCCGCGGGCGATCCTCTCGCTCCTGCCTGGGGGCCCCATCGGCCGGGCCGTGCGCGAGGGGCTGGAGCTGCTCCAGGATCCGGTGCGCACCGCGGTGCTGCTCGCCACCCTGCCGGAGCCGCTGCCGGTGAGCGAAGCGCTCCAGCTGGCCTCCGAGGTGCGGCGCCTGGGCCTGCCCCTGGCCGCGGCGCTCCTCAACCGCATGCCCGAGAACCCCTTCCCCACGCCGGCCTCTCGGGCCTCCTTGAACACGCTGCTCGCGGCGCACGGGCCCCACGAGGGTTCCCGCGCGTTGGCGCGGCTGGAGGTGGCGGAGATGTCACGGGCCCGGCTGGAGCAGGGCGTCGCCGCGCCCCTGCTGTGCCTGCCGGACCTGCTCGCCTCCGGTCCCGCCCTGGTGGATCAGCTCGCCACGGCCCTGATTCCCTTGAATGCCCGGCTGAGCCAGAAAGAGGCGCCATGA
- a CDS encoding GNAT family N-acetyltransferase, whose protein sequence is MSDWSFVEIARLFERKQATAAAELALESRQIADGWMAYGGVGSYVNKSCGFGFDQPVTEAQLDELEAFFCSRGVEPKVELSPFAPASLLESLDRRGFALREFVNVLYRPLRAEEDLRRLPLGWPEGVRIERVDPTDDAAVLEFVQVSSSGFMPEGEPLSEVFLQLGLKSARHPTADAYVARKGTEAVGAGGCETSGGLTSLFGTSVKPAFRRQGIQQALIAARLARGQELGSTLAVIASGPGIPTERNATRLGFAMAYSRVALVKHGEGLTPSP, encoded by the coding sequence ATGAGCGACTGGAGCTTCGTCGAGATCGCCCGGCTGTTCGAACGAAAGCAGGCCACCGCCGCGGCGGAGCTGGCCCTGGAGTCCCGGCAGATCGCCGACGGATGGATGGCCTACGGGGGGGTGGGCTCCTATGTGAACAAGTCTTGCGGCTTCGGGTTCGACCAGCCCGTCACCGAGGCCCAGTTGGACGAGCTCGAGGCGTTCTTCTGCTCGCGGGGGGTCGAACCGAAGGTCGAGCTGAGCCCCTTCGCGCCCGCCTCCTTGCTGGAGAGCCTGGACCGGCGGGGCTTTGCCCTCCGGGAATTCGTCAACGTGCTCTACCGCCCCCTGCGCGCCGAAGAGGATCTGCGCAGGCTGCCCCTCGGCTGGCCCGAAGGGGTGCGCATCGAGCGGGTGGACCCCACGGACGACGCGGCGGTGCTGGAGTTCGTCCAGGTCTCCAGCAGCGGCTTCATGCCCGAGGGCGAGCCCCTGTCCGAGGTCTTCCTGCAACTGGGCCTCAAGAGCGCCCGGCATCCCACCGCGGATGCGTATGTGGCCCGCAAGGGCACGGAGGCCGTCGGCGCGGGAGGCTGCGAGACCAGTGGGGGGCTCACCTCCCTGTTCGGCACGTCGGTGAAGCCCGCATTCCGCCGCCAGGGCATCCAACAGGCGCTGATCGCCGCGCGGCTGGCGCGGGGCCAGGAGTTGGGGAGCACGCTGGCCGTCATCGCCTCGGGGCCGGGCATTCCCACCGAGCGGAACGCGACGCGGCTGGGGTTCGCCATGGCCTACTCGCGCGTCGCGCTGGTGAAGCACGGCGAGGGCCTCACGCCGTCGCCCTGA
- a CDS encoding ROK family protein, producing MTQKPKEDRKRVLGGLDLGGTKIQAVVLDEHGTVLSQARRATPQEGGPPAIVEALAAALEEVTKPLQLESSELTGVGVGAPGAVNAATGTLLQAGNLPGWSGPYPLAEALAKKISVPVYLGNDVQVAVAAEARLGAGRPYRSLLGVWWGTGVGGGIILDGQRWMGRGAAGEIGHTVVRRGGARCSCGRRGCLEAYAGRGAMERKARKALERGEKTRLFDWMTEQGKDRLTSGVWLKALKQGDPLAVKLIERALRMLGAGIASAVNLLDVEAVVIGGGLGTRLGQLYVERLRVAMKPHLFVPQRPPDLHLAGLGELSGAIGAALLAEPVAEILAPSTEP from the coding sequence ATGACGCAAAAGCCCAAGGAAGACAGGAAGCGGGTGCTGGGGGGGCTCGACCTGGGAGGGACGAAGATCCAAGCGGTGGTGCTGGATGAGCATGGAACCGTCCTGAGCCAGGCCCGCCGGGCCACCCCCCAGGAAGGAGGCCCTCCGGCGATCGTCGAGGCGCTGGCCGCCGCGCTCGAGGAGGTGACGAAGCCGCTGCAACTGGAGTCGTCTGAACTCACGGGGGTGGGGGTAGGGGCTCCCGGCGCGGTGAACGCGGCGACGGGCACGCTGCTCCAGGCGGGCAACCTGCCGGGCTGGAGCGGGCCCTACCCGCTGGCCGAGGCGCTCGCGAAGAAGATCTCGGTGCCGGTGTACCTCGGCAACGACGTGCAGGTCGCGGTGGCGGCCGAAGCACGGCTGGGGGCGGGGCGTCCCTACCGCTCGCTGCTGGGGGTGTGGTGGGGCACCGGGGTGGGCGGCGGCATCATCCTTGATGGGCAGCGGTGGATGGGCCGGGGCGCCGCCGGCGAGATTGGCCACACGGTGGTACGGCGCGGCGGGGCGCGGTGCTCGTGCGGCAGGCGCGGGTGTCTGGAGGCGTATGCCGGCCGCGGCGCCATGGAACGCAAGGCCCGCAAGGCCCTCGAACGCGGGGAGAAGACGCGCCTGTTCGACTGGATGACGGAGCAAGGCAAGGACCGGCTCACCAGCGGGGTATGGCTCAAGGCGCTCAAGCAGGGAGATCCGCTGGCCGTGAAGCTCATCGAACGGGCACTGCGGATGCTGGGGGCAGGCATCGCCTCGGCGGTGAATCTCCTGGACGTGGAGGCGGTGGTCATCGGCGGAGGGCTGGGGACGCGGCTGGGCCAGCTCTATGTGGAGCGGCTGCGCGTGGCGATGAAGCCTCACCTCTTCGTCCCTCAACGCCCACCGGACCTGCACCTCGCGGGGCTGGGAGAGTTGTCGGGGGCCATTGGCGCGGCGCTGCTGGCCGAGCCTGTGGCGGAGATCCTCGCCCCCAGCACGGAGCCTTGA
- a CDS encoding cytochrome P450 — MGDEYNPFKGPHLQAPYPFFAQLRKEAPVTFSPMLGMWLISRVEDINDVLNHASSYSSASMLTSTSQLTPEARAILGPGPILHDSPLNTDPPAHTRLRRLLQRGFLPARIARQEASTRQLANALIDTFIHKGRVDLVEAFTYPFPMHVILNMVGVPHEDMDRVKRWCDDLFGLIFSQTPPEAQPAMARGVVEYRAYCARLIEQRRREPREDLASYLVHTEAGSDALNTEELVSLLGGSLIGAGHEATTAQLGLILLNLLRKPERWQALCENPALIPRAVEECIRLEAASHGMVRTAVEDVRIGGVVLPKGSRLLLLYSAANHDETQHPEPERYALDRTNPHHLGFGHGVHYCLGSHLARLELCVAVELFTQRMPGIRLVPDQDVGYHQELLILRNISRLEVEWPL; from the coding sequence TTGGGCGATGAATACAACCCCTTCAAAGGCCCGCACCTCCAGGCGCCCTATCCCTTCTTCGCGCAGCTCCGGAAGGAGGCGCCGGTCACCTTCAGCCCCATGCTGGGCATGTGGCTCATCAGCCGGGTGGAGGACATCAACGACGTGCTCAACCACGCCTCCAGCTACTCCTCGGCGAGCATGCTCACCTCCACGTCCCAGTTGACGCCCGAGGCGCGCGCCATCCTGGGGCCGGGGCCCATCCTCCATGACAGCCCGCTCAACACGGATCCGCCGGCCCACACCCGGCTGCGCCGCCTGTTGCAGCGCGGGTTCCTGCCCGCGCGCATTGCCCGCCAGGAGGCCAGCACCCGCCAACTGGCCAATGCCCTCATCGACACCTTCATCCACAAGGGCCGGGTGGACCTCGTGGAGGCGTTCACCTACCCGTTCCCCATGCATGTCATCCTCAACATGGTGGGCGTTCCCCACGAGGACATGGACCGGGTCAAGCGCTGGTGCGATGACCTCTTCGGGCTCATCTTCTCCCAGACGCCTCCGGAGGCGCAGCCGGCCATGGCTCGCGGCGTCGTCGAGTACCGGGCCTACTGCGCGCGCCTCATCGAGCAGCGGCGGCGGGAGCCGCGCGAGGACCTGGCCAGCTATCTGGTGCACACCGAGGCCGGCTCGGACGCGTTGAACACCGAGGAGCTGGTCTCGCTGCTGGGAGGCTCGCTGATCGGGGCGGGGCACGAGGCCACCACGGCCCAGCTGGGGCTCATCCTGCTGAACCTGCTGCGCAAGCCCGAGCGCTGGCAGGCGCTGTGCGAGAACCCGGCGCTCATCCCCCGGGCCGTCGAGGAGTGCATCCGGTTGGAGGCGGCCTCGCACGGCATGGTGCGGACCGCGGTGGAGGACGTGCGCATTGGCGGGGTGGTGCTGCCGAAAGGCTCACGGCTGCTGTTGCTCTACAGCGCCGCCAACCACGATGAGACGCAGCATCCGGAGCCGGAGCGGTACGCGCTCGACCGGACGAACCCGCACCACCTGGGCTTCGGCCATGGCGTCCATTACTGCCTGGGCTCGCACTTGGCCCGGCTGGAGCTGTGTGTCGCCGTCGAGCTGTTCACCCAGCGGATGCCTGGAATTCGCCTGGTTCCCGACCAGGACGTCGGCTACCACCAGGAGTTGTTGATTCTGCGCAACATCTCCCGGTTGGAGGTGGAGTGGCCTTTGTAG
- a CDS encoding response regulator: MPERGAADETALATIRSGFRATAPERLAQLRRHADAWKSQIPGAAAQFAQSSHTLRLTADSLGFSEVARIAGEMERLAEGESPPFAPNVLALLQSLADAFSQPPNQPYIPSQRARVLLRLPDTVLAGELVRALEALGLDTLTAASDEEAVRMLSSDRPVERIVVGPILMPTLRSALRALSAPPLLIQLVPAAEARGNGREGVDAVLAQGAPASVLAKEIAALQRTVPVRFRVLAVDDDSAVLASARAVLESAGMEVVTLSDARNLFSSLQRHHPDLLLLDVAMPSVDGLELLSQLRGEPAWRNLTIVFHTSRDTATERVRAFQLGVDDYLLKPVQPSELRVRLLAHLQRRTSLRTSSEKEATTGLANAHSLVRTLTRLLEASTSVPVSVALIRFSRSDAASEHASRLSARLRPSDVLARWDERTLALARPGEEARSTLSFLQVPPGLGDAQVGVADSRAQPGSGAQALLVAAELNVGKGLDRSAPAARGDVSPSAPLRPSPPPGVSSPLTRPPIPRSETLPPIPPRPPPPLTPLRPAPQPPRDEGGPSMSSRPPPAAAPVTARLEPGAGAAPRSRRILVADDEPALRRVLQRLLEQEGYVVETAEDGEEALTRLLNPSLTPVDLLLLDVHMPRRSGIDVLRALRENASPVRALVLSARVRDGDVVNLLGEGAADFVAKPFSIHTLLARVSRLLAKSA, from the coding sequence ATGCCCGAGCGCGGTGCCGCAGACGAGACGGCCCTGGCAACCATCCGGAGTGGCTTCCGAGCCACGGCGCCTGAACGGCTCGCCCAGCTCCGCCGCCATGCCGATGCGTGGAAGTCACAGATTCCGGGCGCTGCCGCTCAGTTCGCCCAGTCCTCTCATACCCTGCGCCTCACCGCCGACTCCCTGGGCTTCTCCGAGGTCGCCCGCATCGCGGGGGAGATGGAGCGCCTGGCCGAGGGGGAGTCGCCCCCGTTCGCGCCGAACGTGCTCGCGCTCCTTCAATCCCTGGCGGACGCCTTCTCCCAGCCCCCGAACCAGCCGTACATCCCCTCCCAGCGCGCCCGCGTGCTGTTGCGGCTGCCGGACACGGTGCTGGCCGGCGAGCTCGTCCGGGCGCTGGAGGCGCTGGGCCTGGACACCCTCACGGCCGCCTCGGACGAGGAGGCCGTACGGATGCTCTCCTCGGACCGGCCCGTGGAGCGAATCGTGGTGGGCCCCATCCTCATGCCCACGCTGCGCTCGGCCCTGCGCGCCCTCAGCGCGCCGCCGCTGCTCATCCAGCTCGTTCCTGCCGCCGAGGCGCGCGGCAACGGCCGGGAGGGGGTGGATGCCGTGCTCGCCCAGGGCGCACCGGCCTCCGTGCTGGCCAAGGAGATCGCCGCCCTCCAGCGCACCGTGCCCGTGCGCTTCCGCGTCCTGGCCGTGGACGATGACTCGGCCGTGCTCGCCAGCGCCCGGGCCGTGCTGGAGTCCGCGGGCATGGAGGTGGTGACGCTCAGCGACGCGCGCAACCTCTTCTCCAGCCTCCAGCGCCACCATCCGGACCTGCTGCTCTTGGATGTGGCCATGCCCTCGGTGGATGGGCTCGAGCTGCTCAGCCAGCTCCGGGGCGAGCCCGCCTGGCGCAACCTCACCATCGTCTTCCACACCTCGCGCGACACCGCCACGGAGCGCGTGCGGGCATTCCAGCTCGGCGTGGACGACTACCTGCTCAAGCCCGTGCAGCCCTCGGAGCTGCGCGTCCGGCTGCTCGCCCACCTCCAGCGACGCACCTCGCTGCGCACCTCTTCGGAGAAGGAGGCCACCACGGGGCTGGCCAATGCCCACTCCCTGGTGCGCACCCTCACGCGGCTGCTGGAGGCAAGCACCTCGGTCCCGGTCTCCGTGGCGCTGATTCGCTTCTCCCGGTCCGACGCCGCCTCCGAGCACGCCTCCCGGCTGAGCGCCCGGCTGCGCCCCAGCGATGTGCTGGCCCGGTGGGATGAGCGCACACTCGCGCTGGCGCGGCCCGGGGAAGAGGCCCGCTCGACGCTCTCGTTCCTCCAGGTCCCTCCGGGACTGGGCGACGCCCAGGTAGGCGTGGCCGACAGCCGGGCCCAGCCGGGCAGCGGCGCCCAGGCGCTGCTCGTCGCCGCCGAGCTGAACGTGGGCAAGGGCCTGGACCGCTCAGCTCCCGCGGCCCGGGGGGATGTCTCACCGTCCGCGCCCTTGCGCCCCTCACCGCCCCCCGGGGTGTCCTCGCCGCTCACCCGTCCTCCTATTCCGAGGTCGGAGACCCTTCCGCCCATCCCCCCTCGGCCCCCGCCCCCCCTGACCCCGCTGCGCCCCGCGCCGCAGCCACCGCGGGACGAGGGCGGCCCCAGCATGTCTTCCCGGCCACCGCCCGCCGCCGCCCCTGTCACGGCCCGCCTGGAGCCGGGAGCCGGCGCGGCCCCTCGCTCCCGCCGAATCCTCGTCGCGGACGATGAGCCGGCGCTGCGCCGGGTGCTCCAGCGGCTGCTGGAGCAGGAGGGCTATGTGGTGGAGACCGCGGAGGATGGGGAGGAGGCCCTGACCCGGCTGCTGAATCCCAGCCTGACCCCCGTGGACCTGCTGCTGCTGGATGTCCACATGCCCCGGCGCTCGGGCATTGATGTGCTGCGAGCCCTGCGGGAGAACGCCTCGCCCGTGCGCGCCCTGGTACTCTCGGCACGGGTCCGGGATGGAGACGTGGTCAACCTGCTGGGAGAGGGGGCCGCGGACTTCGTGGCCAAGCCCTTCTCCATTCACACCCTGCTGGCCCGCGTCTCGCGCCTGCTCGCCAAGAGCGCGTAA
- a CDS encoding GNAT family N-acetyltransferase: protein MTTPPKPRGEPSLEVRVRRIHRRDLNRTWEFLKLVFRDVNRETVEYQRPRTKRRFMEVYSSEGVEQLLYEVDNDIVGYSECAYEASGDDNWVNPRWFEKRGMRPLFVEELAVHPDYQGRGVGGFMLEQLQHLARTRGCTHLMLEVAENNESALAWYRARSFYKLDAAIFLAQKVPGEPELLPPRRLKRKPPPGPDTPASATPTTGPAPVEGSPRAGSRKRAK, encoded by the coding sequence ATGACGACGCCTCCCAAGCCCCGCGGCGAGCCCTCCCTGGAGGTGCGCGTGCGCCGCATCCACCGCCGCGACCTCAACCGGACGTGGGAGTTCCTCAAGCTCGTCTTCCGCGACGTCAACCGCGAGACGGTGGAGTACCAGCGGCCCCGGACCAAGCGCCGCTTCATGGAGGTGTACTCCTCCGAAGGCGTGGAGCAGCTCCTCTATGAGGTGGACAATGACATCGTCGGCTACTCCGAGTGCGCCTATGAGGCGAGTGGCGACGACAACTGGGTGAACCCCCGCTGGTTCGAGAAGCGCGGCATGCGGCCCCTCTTCGTGGAGGAGCTCGCCGTGCATCCGGACTACCAGGGGCGCGGCGTGGGCGGCTTCATGCTGGAGCAGCTCCAGCACCTGGCACGCACCCGCGGGTGCACCCACCTGATGTTGGAGGTGGCCGAGAACAACGAGTCCGCGCTCGCGTGGTACCGCGCGCGCAGCTTCTACAAGCTGGATGCCGCCATCTTCCTGGCCCAGAAGGTGCCCGGCGAGCCGGAGCTCCTGCCCCCCCGCCGGCTCAAGCGCAAGCCGCCTCCCGGCCCAGACACCCCGGCGAGCGCCACGCCCACCACCGGTCCCGCGCCCGTCGAGGGCAGCCCCCGGGCGGGCAGCCGCAAGCGAGCGAAGTAG
- a CDS encoding MbnP family copper-binding protein has protein sequence MALSSARWTALLPLLAASALGCGDDEPETPALTTLSIPFEARVGTQPFACGQRYLGLGTTKTAYDPQDFRMFVHDVRLVSDTGQEVPVSLTADGVWQAEGVALLDFANTAGLCSNGTSQINTQVVGTVPEGTYRGLRFRLGVPFALNHLDVSTRPPPFDDASSLYWGWKTGYLFLRIDGRTTGLPGGYFMHLGSADCAAPPAGQTSGTAGCEFPNRPEIALEGFEPGTGKVVVDLAALLADANLDVNADVPNTSLGCMSQKEDPDCTPIFHRMGISMDKQAPAPSAQSFIRVE, from the coding sequence ATGGCCTTGTCCTCCGCTCGATGGACCGCCCTCCTTCCCCTGCTCGCCGCCAGCGCCCTGGGGTGTGGGGACGATGAACCCGAAACCCCTGCGCTCACCACGCTCTCGATTCCCTTCGAGGCGCGTGTGGGCACCCAGCCCTTCGCCTGTGGCCAGCGCTACCTGGGGCTGGGGACGACGAAGACGGCGTATGATCCGCAGGACTTCCGCATGTTCGTGCACGATGTCCGGCTCGTCTCGGACACGGGCCAGGAAGTGCCCGTGAGCCTGACGGCGGACGGCGTGTGGCAGGCCGAGGGCGTGGCCCTGCTCGACTTCGCCAACACGGCCGGGCTGTGCTCGAACGGAACGTCGCAGATCAACACCCAAGTGGTGGGAACGGTGCCCGAGGGGACCTACCGGGGCCTGCGCTTCCGGCTGGGCGTGCCCTTCGCGCTGAACCACCTGGATGTCTCCACGCGGCCTCCGCCCTTCGATGATGCTTCCTCGCTTTATTGGGGCTGGAAGACCGGCTACCTCTTCCTGCGCATCGACGGACGCACGACGGGCCTGCCGGGCGGCTACTTCATGCACCTGGGAAGCGCCGACTGTGCCGCACCGCCCGCGGGACAGACCTCGGGCACCGCTGGGTGTGAATTTCCCAACCGCCCGGAAATCGCACTGGAGGGGTTCGAGCCCGGCACGGGCAAGGTCGTGGTGGATCTCGCCGCCCTTCTCGCCGACGCGAACCTGGACGTGAACGCGGACGTGCCCAACACCTCGCTCGGGTGCATGTCGCAGAAAGAGGATCCGGACTGCACCCCCATCTTCCACCGCATGGGAATCTCGATGGACAAGCAAGCTCCGGCCCCGTCGGCCCAGTCCTTCATCCGGGTGGAGTAA